A part of Leishmania braziliensis MHOM/BR/75/M2904 complete genome, chromosome 30 genomic DNA contains:
- a CDS encoding putative dolichyl pyrophosphate phosphatase → MSWSETVRFVWGYTHLSAVELQQGEVLARAHRQGAAALATPAKTPVASSGSPHWKSWAMTEVLYRQHDLFSKLFGISSIGPVAMIVLLAGMTSAPCRERRIPAMNLILYLVLSVCLNVALKEVIRSPRPAHPAAGMNYTTMNGMPSDHAQFMAGFSVYLLRRWAHTQRRRTEGRKAGHLQQRKSISASAALTRSSPSYALVGLLLFATLFIGAGRIYNGYHTVGQALVGWMVGIALALVCTTVRVQRSFTWVSEKVLVPVMLVCTFWTEAIC, encoded by the coding sequence ATGTCGTGGTCAGAGACAGTGAGGTTTGTGTGGGGCTACACACATCTGTCGGCtgtggagctgcagcagggtgAAGTACTGGCACGCGCCCACCGGCAGGGAGCTGCAGCTCTAGCAACCCCAGCGAAAACGCCGGTTGCGTCATCAGGGTCCCCTCACTGGAAGTCGTGGGCGATGACGGAGGTTCTCTATCGTCAGCACGACCTGTTCAGTAAGCTCTTCGGTATCTCCTCTATTGGTCCTGTGGCGATGATAGTGCTCTTGGCTGGAATGACGAGTGCGCCGTGCCGCGAGCGTCGCATACCCGCCATGAACTTAATTCTTTACCTTGTCCTGAGCGTTTGCCTGAACGTGGCGCTCAAGGAGGTCATCCGCAGCCCACGCCCCGCTCACCCAGCAGCGGGAATGAACTACACCACGATGAACGGAATGCCGAGCGACCACGCGCAGTTCATGGCGGGCTTCTCCGTGTACCTTCTGCGCCGCtgggcacacacgcaacgcCGTCGCACGGAAGGGCGCAAGGCTGGccatctccagcagcggAAGTCCATATCcgcatcggcagcgctgacaAGGTCCTCGCCATCGTATGCTCTGGTGGGATTGCTACTGTTCGCGACACTTTTCATTGGCGCCGGCCGTATCTACAATGGCTACCACACTGTTGGACAAGCGCTTGTCGGGTGGATGGTGGGGATTGCACTGGCGTTGGTGTGTACCAccgtgcgcgtgcagcgcAGTTTCACGTGGGTCTCGGAGAAGGTCCTGGTGCCGGTCATGCTTGTTTGCACCTTCTGGACGGAGGCGATCTGTTGA
- a CDS encoding WD-40 repeat protein: MDRGYPRRREGGAGFGVSGLSGGGDFSAGFDGSPANGPGGPRRRFRSDFDPEEYAPRRKLHGQRPVDFYSPAIQHVLTRLVPRSTPYSYHVAPHEYHTKDLVTASVTNYNASTALCTQWVNTSYHPDSKGGRIRTPLYALQWSASGRRLLCSTGRGEFLLFNGQSFGVEVKTVAHEDNRPCRAIAWGRRHDLILSGDDAGRLKMWMSNFVFMSEVDTSHRAVREISWAPLELKFCTAGQDGSAKVWDTNTVGAHTATTEANEGNQAVLEEVKLEGHGGDVTTAHWHPYRALIATGSQDTQCRLWDPRTASRGSIAALHGHSQALTCVRWHPDGRTLLSASKDGTIKLWDIRKTQPEVKRFTGHLDAVDKVDWHPTVSDLFASTGADGSVMYWMVAEGDGTVTHGVEEVIHEAAIIEAAHDKFRDKPNPVHCVAWSPLGNILVSSGHEVKYWTRNKPGALEEKERGVESDILDEQSHAMA; this comes from the coding sequence ATGGATCGCGGCTACCCACGCCGACGCGAAGGAGGCGCCGGCTTCGGCGTCAGCGGGCtaagcggtggtggtgacttCAGTGCTGGCTTTGACGGTTCTCCGGCCAATGGACCGGGCGGCCCACGGCGGCGCTTTCGTAGCGATTTTGATCCGGAGGAATACGCGCCACGCCGAAAACTCCACGGCCAGCGTCCGGTGGACTTCTACTCGCCAGCCATCCAGCACGTCCTCACCCGCCTGGTGCCACGCAGCACGCCGTACAGTTACCACGTCGCACCGCATGAATACCACACCAAAGACCTTGTCACAGCGAGTGTAACCAACTACAACGCTAGCACAGCGCTGTGCACGCAGTGGGTGAACACCTCGTACCACCCAGATAGCAAGGGCGGCCGCATCCGCACCCCACTCTACGCCTTGCAGTGGTCGGCGAGTGGGCGCCGTCTGCTCTGCTCCACCGGTCGCGGTGAGTTTCTGCTGTTCAATGGGCAGTCCTTTGGTGTGGAGGTGAAGACTGTGGCTCACGAGGACAACCGGCCGTGCCGCGCCATTGCGTGGGGCCGTCGCCATGACCTCATCCtcagcggcgatgacgccGGCAGGCTCAAGATGTGGATGTCTAACTTCGTGTTCATGTCAGAGGTTGACACAAGCCACCGCGCCGTGCGCGAGATCTCGTGGGCGCCTCTGGAGCTGAAGTTTTGCACCGCTGGCCAGGATGGGTCGGCGAAGGTGTGGGACACGAACACGGTTGGCGCACACACTGCCACTACCGAGGCGAACGAAGGTAATCAGGctgtgctggaggaggtgaagcttGAGGGCCACGGCGGTGATGTGACGACAGCACACTGGCACCCCTATCGAGCCCTCATCGCCACCGGCAGCCAAGACACACAGTGTCGACTGTGGGATCCCCGCACAGCCTCTCGCGGCAGCATTGCAGCCTTGCACGGCCACAGCCAGGCGCTGACATGTGTTCGGTGGCACCCAGATGGACGGACGTTGCTGAGCGCGTCGAAGGACGGGACGATTAAGCTGTGGGATATCCGCAAGACACAACCGGAAGTAAAGCGCTTCACCGGGCACCTGGACGCTGTGGACAAGGTTGACTGGCACCCGACGGTGTCGGACCTGTTTGCGAGCACAGGGGCAGATGGAAGCGTGATGTACTGGATGGTAGCTGAGGGCGACGGCACCGTGACCCatggcgtggaggaggtcaTTCACGAAGCAGCGATCATCGAGGCGGCGCATGATAAGTTCCGCGACAAGCCGAATCCAGTGCACTGTGTCGCTTGGTCTCCTCTAGGCAACATCCTCGTGTCTAGCGGCCACGAGGTCAAGTACTGGACGCGCAACAAGCCAGGCGcactggaggagaaggagcgcggTGTGGAGAGCGACATTCTGGACGAGCAAAGTCACGCAATGGCGTGA
- the QSOX gene encoding putative quiescin sulfhydryl oxidase, whose amino-acid sequence MTLLPRLAATALSLWFLAVLCCPGRATFLSQSHSLFLDAFEVIDIHDTRLGGLHESAHMCPWILVAYSGGCGHCRLSAPDISRLAKETTEDSGDVLNEVTVAALNCETSTEECRRLQVHAVPSLYLLLPLNMSTKESTLAPVIANKKDVDEGVAEARPITMARVLLGQGGYIKEHFDTARKVWGSASASLWAATSKERCLHMRSYLRNLKVSDAAEAGAGVGPYAAGATKFVEDTTFHMVDIANAFLETLYHEVALIGLESAARRRALLQFLRVVQQRLPGLGADVLLYSMAANRSVDNMQYSVDDFASVSVADWQKLVLSAGIPYQGTPRHLRWQTCKGSSWRYRGFPCGMWLLYHALTVNVVHADADSNNAEVLFIILDYARNFFSCDACRTHFLRFQPEKDKDPVLQLWRFHNEVNRRLAEVKEGADPLVRKRIFPDPRLCPACYRDAVTSNDEERFVVTEVSKYLRSHYKWVPTALYETTGTETLPLTRRAANHHGEAITAYRDSLSMNAFLTIVFPATVVVLGMIYVLRRARTSGTKRRRPILPLRAQV is encoded by the coding sequence ATGACACTGCTTCCCCGGCTGGCTGCCAcagccctctctctgtggttTCTCGCTGTGTTATGCTGCCCCGGCCGCGCTACATTTCTCTCCCAGTCGCATTCGCTCTTCCTGGATGCCTTCGAGGTGATTGATATCCACGACACGCGCTTGGGGGGGCTGCACGAGTCGGCGCACATGTGCCCATGGATTCTGGTCGCCTACTCAGGTGGTTGCGGGCACTGCCGCCTTTCTGCCCCAGACATCTCCCGCCTCGCGAAAGAGACGACCGAAGACAGCGGAGATGTCCTGAACGAAGTCACAGTGGCAGCTCTCAACTGCGAGACAAGCACGGAagagtgccgccgcctccaggtGCACGCCGTGCCCTCTCtttacctcctcctcccactcaaCATGTCCACTAAGGAGTCTACTCTCGCCCCAGTCATCGCTAACAAGAAGGACGTCGACGAGGGTGTAGCGGAGGCGAGGCCCATCACGATGGCGCGGGTTTTGCTAGGACAAGGTGGATATATAAAGGAGCACTTCGACACCGCGCGCAAAGTCTGGGGCTCTGCCTCGGCCAGCCTGTGGGCGGCAACGAGTAAGGAGCGCTGTCTGCACATGCGGAGCTACCTGCGCAACCTGAAGGTTAGCGACGCCGCGGAggctggcgctggcgtggGCCCATacgctgctggcgctacAAAATTTGTGGAGGATACGACGTTTCACATGGTCGATATCGCCAACGCATTTTTAGAAACTCTCTACCACGAAGTGGCGTTGATAGGCCTCGAGTCcgctgcgcggcgccgcgctctTCTTCAGTTTCTCCGGGTGGTGCAACAGCGGTTGCCTGGACTTGGCGCGGATGTGTTGCTGTATTCCATGGCTGCCAACCGCAGTGTAGATAACATGCAGTACAGCGTAGACGATTTTGCTTCTGTCTCTGTGGCCGACTGGCAAAAGCTCGTTTTGTCCGCCGGTATCCCATACCAGGGGACGCCGCGGCATCTGCGCTGGCAAACATGCAAGGGGTCCTCGTGGCGCTACCGTGGGTTTCCGTGTGGCATGTGGTTGCTCTACCACGCGCTGACAGTGAATGTGGTGCACGCGGACGCTGACAGCAACAACGCCGAGGTGCTGTTCATCATTCTCGACTACGCGCGAAACTTCTTCTCTTGTGATGCCTGCCGCACTCATTTCCTTCGCTTTCAGCCAGAGAAGGACAAGGACCCGGTGCTGCAGCTATGGCGCTTCCACAACGAGGTGAACCGACGTCTAGccgaggtgaaggagggggcaGATCCGCTGGTGCGAAAGCGGATCTTCCCGGACCCAAGGCTGTGCCCTGCATGTTATCGTGATGCCGTCACCAGCAATGACGAGGAACGCTTTGTGGTGACGGAGGTATCCAAGTACCTGCGATCCCACTACAAGTGGGTCCCCACAGCGCTGTACGAGACGACCGGCACGGAGACGCTCCCCCTCACAAGGAGAGCGGCGAACCATCATGGGGAGGCTATCACAGCGTACCGTGACTCTCTCAGCATGAACGCGTTTCTGACCATCGTTTTCCCCGCCACGGTAGTCGTGTTGGGTATGATTTACGTGTTGCGACGTGCCCGCACGTCTGGCACGAAGCGACGCCGTCCCATTCTGCCCCTTCGAGCTCAAGTCTAG
- a CDS encoding putative eukaryotic translation initiation factor 4e gives MNPNATEFVPGRSNGPVGGLEALPTSTADMELAKAPPATAGYAPSPAGAARRSLHSSPIIQPSRLSVKSASEIEAISKNSALNAAAAAYVPQRTLARVVLAQPSPLALAPSEDPVKDNIEMMLDDLWCLFYFPTTLGENIKEEDYNPTLVFRVDSIPTFWRVVNNIASPTELQLSTLYLFRDGIDPKWEDPANRDGGIVKVKATSAQIDEAWELLLCRTIGDSWSPSVRETVNGVVLKVRERGYWLELWVTKDSSALQKDLAELWHPILGPSFSTTYLTHSMLQERTHAAAALAAERQKRNRRRY, from the coding sequence ATGAACCCCAACGCCACAGAGTTCGTGCCGGGGCGGAGTAACGGCCCTGTCGGCGGGCTCGAGGCGCTGCCCACGTCCACGGCGGACATGGAGCTTGCCAAGGCTCCACCTGCCACTGCTGGCTACGCGCCGTCGCCAGCCGGTGCGGCACGCCGCAGCCTGCATAGCTCTCCCATCATCCAGCCCTCTCGTCTGAGCGTCAAGAGTGCCTCCGAGATTGAGGCCATTAGCAAAAACAGCGCCTTaaatgccgctgctgctgcgtacgtgccacagcgcacccTGGCGCGcgtggtgctggcgcagccCTCTCCACTCGCCCTCGCCCCCTCAGAGGACCCGGTCAAGGACAACATCGAGATGATGCTGGACGACCTTTGGTGTCTCTTCTACTTCCCCACCACGTTGGGTGAGAACATTAAGGAGGAGGATTACAACCCCACATTGGTGTTCCGCGTGGACAGCATCCCGACCTTCTGGAGGGTGGTGAACAACATCGCGTCTCCGACCGAGCTGCAACTCAGCACGCTGTATCTCTTCCGGGACGGCATCGACCCCAAGTGGGAGGACCCCGCGAACCGAGACGGCGGTATCGTGAAGGTGAAGGCCACCTCTGCCCAGATCGACGAGGCGTGGGAGCTCCTCCTGTGCCGCACCATCGGCGACTCGTGGTCCCCATCGGTGCGCGAGACTGTCAACGGTGTGGTGTTGAAGGTTCGCGAGCGCGGCTACTGGCTAGAATTGTGGGTCACCAAGGACTCGAGCGCGCTACAGAAGGACCTCGCCGAGCTCTGGCACCCGATCCTTGGCCCCTCCTTCTCGACCACGTACCTGACGCACTCcatgctgcaggagcgcacccacgccgctgcagccttAGCTGCTGAGAGGCAGAAAAGGAACCGTCGACGCTACTAA
- a CDS encoding putative aspartyl-tRNA synthetase, which yields MSSNHAEAKAPAVEKKISDKEARKAARLAEEKARAEEKAALVEKYKDMFGAAPMVQSTAYMSHTYVPVADLSQPALVDKTVLIRARVSTTRKKGKMAFMVLRDGRDSVQAMVAVEGDVPKEMIDFVGQIPTESIVDVEASVCKVEQSITSTSHSDIELKVKKIHTVTESLRTLPFTLEDANRKESDEGAKVNFDTRLNSRWMDLRTPASGAIFRLQSRVCQYFRQFLIDSDFCEIHSPKIINAPSEGGANVFKLEYFNRFAYLAQSPQLYKQMVLQGDVPRVFEVGPVFRSENSNTHRHLTEFVGLDVEMRINEHYYEVLDLAESLFNYMFEHLATHTKELKDVCQQYPFEPLVWKVTPETMKELGVGVISEGVEPTDKYQARVHNMDSRMLRMNYMHCIELLNTVLEEKMAPTDDINTTNEKLLGKLVKERYGTDFFISDRFPSSARPFYTMECKDDARFTNSYDMFIRGEEISSGAQRIHDPDLLLARAKMLNVDLTPIKEYVDSFRLGAWPHGGFGVGLERVVMLYLGLGNVRLASLFPRDPQRTTP from the coding sequence ATGAGCTCCAACCACGCCGAGGCTAAGGCACCCGCGGTGGAGAAGAAGATAAGCGACAAGGAGGCCCGCAAGGCGGCGCGCCTGGCTGAGGAGAAGGCCCGCGCCGAGGAAAAGGCGGCCCTCGTGGAGAAATATAAAGACATGTTTGGTGCTGCACCGATGGTGCAGTCGACGGCGTACATGTCGCACACGTACGTTCCGGTTGCAGACCTGTCGCAGCCGGCGTTGGTAGACAAGACCGTGTTGATCCGTGCCCGGGTCTCGACGACGCGCAAGAAGGGGAAGATGGCGTTTatggtgctgcgcgacgggAGGGACTCGGTGCAGGCGATGGTTGCTGTGGAGGGCGACGTACCGAAGGAGATGATTGACTTCGTGGGACAGATTCCGACAGAGTCGATTGTGGACGTCGAGGCCTCGGTATGCAAGGTGGAGCAGTCCATCACATCGACGTCGCACTCGGACATTGAGCTGAAGGTGAAGAAAATTCACACAGTGACGGAgtcgctgcgcacgctgccGTTTACACTAGAGGACGCGAACCGCAAGGAGTCGGACGAGGGCGCGAAGGTGAACTTTGACACGCGCCTGAACAGTCGATGGATGGATCTGCGCACGCCGGCGTCCGGCGCGATCTTTCGTCTTCAGTCGCGTGTGTGCCAGTACTTCCGCCAGTTTCTTATCGACAGCGACTTCTGTGAAATCCACTCGCCCAAGATCATCAACGCGCCGAGCGAAGGTGGCGCCAATGTGTTCAAGCTGGAGTACTTCAACCGCTTTGCATATCTCGCCCAGTCGCCACAGCTCTACAAGCAGATGGTGCTACAAGGTGATGTGCCACGCGTGTTCGAAGTGGGACCGGTCTTTCGCTCCGAGAACAGCAacacacaccgccacctGACGGAGTTCGTCGGGCTGGACGTGGAGATGCGCATTAATGAGCACTACTATGAGGTGCTGGATCTAGCAGAGAGCCTCTTTAACTACATGTTCGAGCACCTcgctacacacacaaaggagcTGAAGGATGTGTGCCAACAGTACCCGTTTGAGCCTCTTGTATGGAAGGTTACCCCAGAGACGATGAAGGAGCTTGGTGTTGGCGTCATCTCTGAGGGCGTGGAGCCGACAGACAAGTACCAGGCACGCGTGCACAACATGGATAGTCGTATGCTGCGGATGAACTACATGCACTGCATCGAGCTGCTGAACACTGTcctggaggagaagatggCGCCGACTGATGACATCAACACGACGAACGAAAAGCTCCTTGGCAAGCTTGTGAAGGAGCGCTACGGCACGGATTTTTTCATCTCAGATCGCTTTCCGTCCTCGGCACGCCCCTTCTACACGATGGAGTGCAAGGATGACGCGCGCTTCACGAACTCGTATGATATGTTCATCCGCGGAGAGGAGATCTCCAGCGGAGCGCAGCGCATTCACGATCCTGATTTGCTCCTGGCGCGCGCCAAGATGCTGAACGTCGACCTCACGCCGATCAAGGAGTATGTCGACTCGTTCCGTCTCGGTGCGTGGCCGCATGGCGGCTTTGGCGTTGGGCTGGAGCGCGTGGTGATGCTGTACCTTGGGCTGGGCAACGTGCGCCTTGCTTCGCTGTTTCCCCGTGACCCGCAGCGCACGACTCCGTAG
- a CDS encoding putative bystin, translating to MPGKEKAKRESHRSNPLSDDIHAERFASVKRTPRRAADEHAVDQAGYLIPNHTTKQILRTAKKQLEIIQAEVTAEECATSAPEEDSRDSGLQDLIDDEEMTTEDREHHYEMEAAADGEDVVLEYDDNDSIASEMLVEVPDVSPEMYGIDEEEARLLNAFQPASRVQSRNLADMIMEKIREKEQSARSGAAPSPSENASMAEKDGEEKIDSRVARVYTAIGTVLKRYTSGKIPKAFKILPNVKNWEQLLMLTRPDQWSPHATYQATRIFAANLNESMLQRYYAAVLLPIVHERLLEEKKLHPALYMAVRKALFKPVAFFKGFLLPLAMDEECTLREALVVASVLQRCHLPPVPTAVTIYKIAQQPFSGRCSVFLRVLIDKRMALPYQAIDELVKYFHRFLETHTKEVALPVLWHQTLLSFTQHYKADLTEAQLGLLSNVCNVHFHYMITPEIRREIVAALRMKQGTAPVS from the coding sequence ATGCCTGGcaaggaaaaggcaaagagggAGTCCCATCGCTCCAACCCGCTGAGCGATGACATTCACGCTGAGCGCTTTGCCAGCGTCAAGCGCACACCCCGTCGCGCCGCGGACGAGCACGCCGTGGATCAGGCTGGCTACCTCATTCCGAACCACACGACGAAACAGATCTTGCGCACAGCCAAGAAGCAGCTGGAGATCATTCAGGCTGAGGTGACGGCCGAGGAGTGCGCCACTTCGGCGCCTGAGGAAGACTCCCGCGACAGCGGCCTGCAGGACCTCATCGACGATGAGGAGATGACGACGGAGGATCGCGAGCACCACTAcgagatggaggcggcggcggatgGCGAGGACGTGGTACTGGAGTACGACGACAACGACTCCATTGCGTCGGAAATGTTGGTGGAGGTGCCGGACGTGTCGCCGGAGATGTACGGCAtcgacgaagaggaggcacGACTGCTGAACGCCTTCCAACCTGCCTCGCGTGTGCAGAGTCGCAACTTGGCGGATATGATAATGGAAAAAATTAGGGAGAAAGAGCAGAGCGCCCGCAGTGGCGCAGCCCCGAGCCCGAGCGAGAACGCCAGCATGGCGGAAAAGGACGGTGAGGAAAAGATCGACAGCCGTGTGGCACGTGTGTACACGGCCATCGGCACAGTGCTGAAGCGCTACACCTCCGGCAAGATTCCGAAGGCATTCAAAATTTTGCCAAACGTGAAGAAttgggagcagctgctgatgctgacGCGCCCGGATCAGTGGTCCCCGCACGCCACCTACCAAGCCACCCGCATCTTTGCCGCCAACTTGAACGAGAGTATGCTGCAGCGATACTATgccgcagtgctgctgcccattGTGCACGAGCGACTGCTTGAGGAGAAAAAACTGCACCCAGCTCTGTACATGGCAGTACGCAAGGCGCTCTTTAAGCCTGTCGCCTTCTTCAAGGGctttctgctgccgctggcaaTGGACGAGGAGTGCACGCTGCGTGAAGCCCTTGTTGTGGCAAGCGTgttgcagcggtgccacTTGCCACCGGTGCCCACCGCCGTCACCATCTACAagatcgcgcagcagcccttCAGTGGCCGGTGCTCTGTCTTTCTTCGTGTGCTCATCGACAAGAGGATGGCGCTACCGTACCAGGCCATTGACGAACTGGTGAAGTACTTCCATCGCTTCTTGGAAACCCATACGAAGGAGGTGGCGTTGCCGGtgctgtggcaccagaccctgctctccttcactcAGCACTACAAGGCGGACCTGACCGAGGCGCAGCTAGGGCTGCTATCCAATGTGTGCAACGTGCATTTCCACTACATGATCACCCCCGAGATCCGCCGCGAGATTGTGGCGGCGCTACGCATGAAGCAGGGTACGGCACCCGTTTCCTAG